One Dysosmobacter welbionis DNA segment encodes these proteins:
- a CDS encoding aminotransferase class V-fold PLP-dependent enzyme — translation MIYLDNAATTRPKPPSVAEAVAAAMNDYGNSGRGTHPEALEAARSIYGVRQALAALFGCSRADRVAFTPNSTMALNIAISGLLGAGDHVISTDLEHNSVLRPLYRLRAQGGAVDFVPADRQGRIDYEDFERLLRPNTKAVVCTHGSNLTGDLMDIQRVGNFCQKHRLLFILDASQTAGVFPIDMERQHISVVCFTGHKSLMGPQGTGGLCVGAGVEIRPFAVGGTGVQSYSETQPEAYPTRLEAGTLNSHGIAGLGASLAFLKRTGWDAVRMHESVLSRRFYETVRTIPGVKVYGNFAVQLRAPIVSLNIADLDSSEVADELAERFEIATRPGAHCAPRLHRALGTEDQGAVRFSWSYFNTEAETDAAAEAVRILAAEAV, via the coding sequence ATGATCTACCTGGACAACGCCGCCACCACCCGGCCCAAGCCTCCCAGTGTGGCAGAGGCGGTGGCCGCGGCCATGAATGACTACGGCAACAGCGGCCGGGGCACCCATCCGGAGGCCCTGGAGGCGGCCCGGAGCATCTACGGCGTCCGTCAGGCGCTGGCGGCTCTCTTCGGCTGTTCCCGGGCGGACCGTGTGGCCTTCACGCCCAATTCCACCATGGCGCTGAACATCGCCATCTCCGGCCTGCTGGGGGCGGGGGACCATGTGATCTCCACAGATCTGGAGCATAACTCGGTTCTGCGTCCGCTGTACAGACTGCGGGCGCAGGGAGGGGCGGTGGACTTCGTCCCGGCAGACCGGCAGGGGCGGATTGACTACGAGGACTTTGAGCGGCTCCTGCGGCCGAATACAAAGGCAGTGGTGTGCACCCACGGCTCCAACCTGACGGGGGATCTGATGGACATCCAGCGGGTGGGGAACTTCTGCCAGAAGCACAGGCTTCTGTTCATTCTGGATGCCTCCCAGACCGCAGGGGTATTTCCCATTGACATGGAACGGCAGCACATCAGCGTGGTGTGCTTCACCGGCCACAAAAGCCTGATGGGCCCCCAGGGCACCGGCGGGCTCTGTGTGGGAGCGGGGGTGGAGATTCGCCCCTTTGCCGTGGGCGGCACCGGCGTCCAGAGCTACTCTGAGACCCAGCCGGAGGCCTATCCCACCCGGCTGGAGGCGGGGACCCTCAACAGCCATGGTATTGCCGGCCTGGGAGCATCTTTGGCGTTTCTGAAGCGTACCGGTTGGGACGCAGTCCGCATGCACGAGTCCGTCCTGTCCCGGCGGTTCTATGAAACCGTTAGAACCATTCCTGGCGTAAAAGTGTATGGGAATTTTGCTGTACAGCTCCGGGCGCCTATCGTGTCCCTGAATATCGCTGATCTGGACTCCTCGGAGGTGGCGGACGAGCTGGCGGAGCGGTTTGAGATCGCCACCCGGCCCGGCGCCCACTGCGCCCCCCGGCTCCACCGGGCGCTGGGGACCGAGGACCAGGGCGCGGTGCGGTTCTCCTGGTCCTATTTCAATACAGAGGCAGAGACCGACGCGGCTGCAGAGGCGGTCCGTATCCTGGCGGCGGAGGCAGTCTGA
- the yedF gene encoding sulfurtransferase-like selenium metabolism protein YedF: protein MKTVIVDAVGEPCPVPVVKATKALRELGEPGTLEVRVDNEIAVQNLTRMAAGNHLPVQAEKKGEHLFVVTMEVAEPVGDAPAEEPALTCVPDARGDLVVAVDSETMGRGSDELGKLLMKSFLFAVSQLPRLPRTVLFYNGGAKLTVEGSESLEDLRNMEAQGVEILTCGTCLNFYGLAEKLAVGGVTNMYAIVEALANAGKVIKP, encoded by the coding sequence ATGAAAACTGTGATCGTGGACGCTGTGGGGGAGCCGTGCCCCGTTCCGGTGGTGAAGGCCACGAAAGCCCTGCGGGAGCTGGGAGAGCCGGGAACGCTGGAGGTCCGGGTGGACAATGAGATCGCGGTGCAGAACCTGACCCGCATGGCGGCGGGGAACCACCTGCCGGTCCAGGCGGAGAAGAAGGGAGAGCACCTGTTTGTGGTGACCATGGAAGTGGCGGAGCCGGTGGGAGATGCCCCGGCGGAGGAACCTGCTCTGACCTGTGTTCCGGACGCCCGGGGCGACTTGGTGGTGGCCGTGGATTCAGAGACTATGGGACGGGGCAGCGACGAACTGGGGAAGCTGCTGATGAAGAGCTTCCTTTTTGCCGTGAGCCAGCTGCCCCGGCTGCCCAGGACCGTCCTGTTCTATAACGGCGGTGCCAAGCTGACGGTGGAGGGTTCCGAATCTCTGGAGGACCTGCGGAATATGGAGGCCCAGGGAGTGGAGATCCTCACCTGCGGCACCTGCCTGAACTTTTACGGTCTGGCGGAGAAGCTGGCTGTGGGCGGCGTCACGAATATGTACGCCATTGTGGAGGCCCTGGCCAATGCCGGGAAGGTCATCAAGCCATGA